A stretch of the Papaver somniferum cultivar HN1 chromosome 6, ASM357369v1, whole genome shotgun sequence genome encodes the following:
- the LOC113289821 gene encoding protein MITOFERRINLIKE 1, chloroplastic-like, giving the protein MKDNFSSFMYLPPQNPKVPNHLHTITDFNNFYNNFNTILLSSTQNHNSPNKVLKKNGKNFRRNNHNLNFSSTSLSIENPEEPTSQNWLKIQPAIKGSSKVKVLLKNVSVIEKALIGATAGGIAGAFTYVCLLPLDTIKTKLQTKGADKIYNGTFDAIAKTFQSSGILGFYRGVSAVIIGSTFSSAMYFGTCEFGKSVLSKVPNYPAVLIPPTAGAMGNIVSSAIMVPKELITQRMQTGAKGRSWEVLVKILQKDGILGLYAGYSATLLRNLPAGVLSYSSFEYLKSAVLSKTGQENLEPLQSVCCGALAGAISASITTPLDVVKTRLMTQVQGETKNKVSAVVYSGVNETVKQILKEEGWVGFSRGMGPRVVHSACFAALGYFAFETARLTLLHQYLKKKQAEEEMVNTSV; this is encoded by the coding sequence ATGAAAGACAATTTCTCTTCTTTTATGTATCTCCCACCTCAAAACCCAAAGGTCCCAAACCATCTTCACACAATCACAGATTTCAATAATTTTTATAACAACTTCAATACAATTCTTCTGTCATCAACTCAAAATCACAATTCTCCTAacaaagttttgaagaaaaatggcaaaaatttcagaagaaacaACCACAATCTCAATTTCTCTTCAACTTCCCTTTCGATTGAAAACCCAGAAGAACCCACTTCTCAAAATTGGCTTAAAATACAACCAGCCATTAAAGGAAGCTCAAAAGTTAAAGTGCTTTTAAAAAATGTGTCTGTTATTGAAAAGGCTTTGATTGGTGCAACAGCAGGAGGAATTGCAGGTGCTTTTACTTATGTTTGTCTACTTCCACTTGATACTATCAAAACAAAGCTTCAAACAAAAGGGGCTGACAAAATTTACAATGGTACGTTTGATGCAATTGCTAAAACCTTTCAAAGTtctggaattttagggttttatcgtGGTGTTTCTGCTGTGATTATTGGTTCTACTTTCTCTTCTGCTATGTATTTTGGTACTTGTGAATTTGGTAAGTCTGTGTTGTCTAAAGTACCGAATTACCCTGCTGTGCTTATTCCTCCTACTGCTGGTGCAATGGGTAATATTGTTTCTTCTGCAATAATGGTTCCGAAAGAGCTTATTACGCAGAGAATGCAGACCGGGGCAAAGGGTAGGTCGTGGGAGGTTTTGGTTAAGATATTACAGAAAGATGGGATATTGGGTCTTTATGCTGGTTATTCTGCAACATTACTTAGAAATTTGCCTGCTGGTGTTTTAAGTTATTCTTCATTTGAGTATTTGAAATCTGCTGTGTTGAGTAAAACTGGGCAAGAGAATTTGGAACCTTTACAAAGTGTGTGTTGTGGGGCATTGGCAGGGGCGATTTCAGCTTCTATTACGACGCCACTTGATGTGGTTAAGACTAGATTGATGACTCAGGTTCAAGGAGAGACTAAGAATAAGGTTTCTGCTGTTGTGTATAGTGGAGTGAATGAAACTGTTAAGCAAATTTTGAAGGAAGAAGGATGGGTTGGATTTAGTAGAGGAATGGGTCCTAGGGTTGTTCATAGTGCTTGTTTTGCAGCTTTGGGTTATTTTGCATTTGAGACGGCTAGGCTTACTTTGCTTCATCAGTATCTCAAGAAGAAGCAGGCCGAAGAAGAGATGGTCAATACTTCTGTCTAA